From a region of the Gammaproteobacteria bacterium genome:
- a CDS encoding MASE1 domain-containing protein — protein MRFDFLCAGHKQPPAARPPVLLGRDRDPVVGRLQRRAQPALLIATLAVVYILAGKFGLHFAAVHRSASAVWPPTGIALAAVLIFGYRVWPAILLGAFVVNVTTTGVSLTSLAIAFGNTLEGITGAYLVNRFAGGPACFERAKNVFIFVGLAALFSTMVSATVGVSSLTLGGYAQWSDVAPIWLTWWLGDAAGALIVTPLLMHWHNNARDFLRSGRLLEAMLMLVVVVAVGVLLFVAPVFSKYPLTFLCLPPLVWAAFRFGQREVTAAVALLTLIATLATSYGYGPFALLTRNESLLLLQVFMGTIAVTTLPIAALVMERQRGVIEREALRAAAERQHVWLEAVLQQMQAAVIIAEAPSGRLVYANKQVEKIHRRPFVQTDSCADYSKWQGFHPNGCPYTPDEWPLARSVHDGEVVADEDMDFIRGDGSRVTVRVHSTPLRDAGQVVGAVAVYNDVTEQLRAHASERSARAEAEAANRAKDEFLAMLSHELRNPLSAISNATSVLYRTRNSAEGIPDRVLDIIRRQTDHLTRLMNDLLDVTRVTSGKNILVRRPMCVGEALARCVAALTDAGRCRSHAIDVHTESVWANVDHARLDQIITNLLTNALKYTPAGGTIRVSAQREHDTAVIRVQDNGIGIPSDLLPHVFDLFTQGACSIDRGAGGLGIGLTLVQRLVEQHGGRVEGHSDGPGCGSLFVVRLPCIAPPQHDRSVIDVAIPLPPVSRRVLIIEDNADARESLRVMLEIAGHEVYQAEDGHTGIERALALRPDVALIDIGLPRINGYEVARKLKLGDPGLRLIALTGYGRSDDRERALQAGFDEHLVKPANTDELNRVLRGAKARTLNAGDRSR, from the coding sequence ATGCGCTTTGATTTCTTATGCGCTGGTCACAAGCAGCCGCCCGCAGCCCGCCCGCCGGTATTACTCGGGCGAGATCGCGACCCTGTCGTCGGCCGCCTGCAACGACGAGCGCAGCCAGCGTTACTGATCGCAACGCTGGCAGTCGTTTATATCCTCGCCGGTAAGTTCGGTCTCCATTTCGCCGCCGTACACCGCAGCGCCTCCGCCGTCTGGCCGCCCACCGGAATTGCTCTCGCCGCCGTTCTGATTTTCGGTTACCGCGTGTGGCCGGCGATTCTCCTGGGCGCATTCGTCGTCAACGTCACCACGACGGGTGTCAGCCTCACTTCGCTTGCGATCGCATTCGGCAACACCTTGGAAGGAATCACCGGCGCTTACCTCGTTAACCGCTTTGCCGGCGGACCGGCCTGCTTTGAACGGGCAAAAAATGTTTTCATATTTGTTGGGCTTGCCGCTTTATTCAGCACAATGGTGAGCGCCACCGTCGGCGTATCGAGTTTAACGCTCGGTGGTTACGCGCAATGGAGCGACGTTGCGCCCATTTGGCTAACGTGGTGGCTGGGCGACGCCGCCGGTGCTTTGATCGTTACACCGCTATTGATGCACTGGCACAACAATGCTCGCGATTTTTTGCGAAGCGGTCGATTGCTCGAAGCGATGCTGATGTTGGTGGTCGTCGTCGCTGTCGGCGTGCTGTTGTTCGTCGCGCCGGTGTTCAGCAAATATCCGCTGACGTTTCTATGTCTGCCGCCGCTCGTTTGGGCGGCGTTTCGTTTTGGCCAACGCGAGGTCACCGCCGCGGTGGCGTTACTGACGTTAATCGCGACATTGGCGACGAGCTATGGTTACGGGCCGTTCGCCCTGTTAACACGCAACGAGTCGCTGCTGCTGTTACAGGTTTTCATGGGGACGATTGCCGTAACGACGTTACCTATCGCCGCGCTGGTCATGGAGCGCCAGCGCGGCGTGATCGAACGCGAAGCGTTGCGCGCGGCTGCCGAGCGCCAACATGTGTGGCTCGAAGCCGTACTGCAGCAGATGCAGGCCGCCGTGATAATTGCCGAAGCGCCATCGGGCCGATTGGTGTATGCCAATAAGCAGGTGGAGAAAATTCATCGACGACCGTTCGTGCAAACGGATTCGTGTGCCGATTACAGCAAGTGGCAAGGCTTTCACCCGAACGGCTGTCCCTACACGCCGGATGAATGGCCGCTTGCGCGTTCCGTACATGACGGCGAAGTCGTCGCCGACGAAGACATGGATTTCATCCGTGGCGACGGTTCGCGCGTGACTGTCCGTGTTCACTCGACACCATTGCGCGACGCGGGTCAGGTCGTCGGTGCCGTTGCGGTATACAACGATGTCACCGAACAACTGCGCGCACATGCGTCGGAGCGCAGCGCTCGCGCGGAAGCAGAAGCTGCGAACCGCGCCAAGGACGAATTCCTCGCCATGTTGAGTCACGAGTTACGTAACCCGCTATCGGCGATCAGCAATGCGACCAGCGTGTTGTACCGCACGCGAAATTCCGCCGAAGGGATTCCCGACCGTGTGTTGGACATCATCCGCCGCCAGACCGACCATCTCACACGCTTGATGAACGATCTTCTCGATGTTACGCGCGTGACATCGGGAAAAAACATTCTGGTGCGGCGGCCCATGTGCGTAGGCGAAGCGCTCGCACGATGCGTGGCGGCGCTCACCGATGCCGGTCGTTGTCGTTCGCACGCTATCGACGTTCACACTGAATCCGTATGGGCCAATGTCGACCACGCCCGCCTCGATCAAATCATCACGAATCTGCTGACCAATGCTCTTAAATATACGCCGGCAGGCGGTACGATCCGCGTATCGGCACAGCGCGAGCATGATACCGCCGTTATTCGTGTGCAGGACAATGGCATTGGTATCCCGTCTGATCTGTTGCCACATGTGTTCGATCTCTTTACTCAGGGAGCGTGCAGTATCGATCGCGGTGCCGGCGGATTGGGAATCGGTCTCACGCTAGTACAGCGCTTGGTCGAGCAGCACGGTGGCCGTGTCGAGGGCCACAGCGACGGGCCTGGGTGCGGCAGTTTGTTTGTTGTCCGCTTGCCGTGCATTGCGCCGCCTCAACACGACCGGTCGGTGATCGATGTGGCCATCCCCTTGCCGCCGGTGTCGCGCCGCGTCCTCATCATCGAAGACAACGCCGACGCGCGCGAATCGTTGCGGGTAATGCTGGAGATCGCCGGCCACGAGGTTTACCAAGCCGAGGACGGACATACCGGTATCGAGAGGGCACTGGCGCTGCGCCCCGATGTGGCCCTCATCGACATCGGCCTTCCGCGGATCAACGGTTACGAGGTCGCTCGAAAGCTGAAGCTCGGTGATCCGGGACTGCGTCTGATCGCTTTAACGGGCTACGGTCGGTCAGATGACCGTGAACGGGCGCTGCAGGCAGGCTTCGACGAGCATCTGGTAAAACCTGCCAATACCGATGAGTTGAATCGCGTGTTGCGCGGCGCCAAAGCGCGCACGCTTAATGCGGGCGACAGGTCGCGGTAG
- a CDS encoding zinc-binding dehydrogenase translates to MRAIVIQQYGGPEQLMIQELPIPEPKAGEVVIRVHAFGLNRAETYMRKGAWGDVAQVSGIECVGTVVSDSSGHLPTGQKVAALMGGMGRRFNGSYAEFTRVPAANVAPLTSTLAWEELAALPESYATAWSCLHQNLAIEPNQTLMIRGATSALGQAALNIARHHGVRVIAGTRSPDKLPTLKALGAECVLLESADLARDVRQHYSQGVDAVLDIIGNSTVLNSLAAVRRHGRVCLAGFLGGGTPISSFDPLSQMPSGVHLSFFASFMFGTPEFPLSQVPLQSIVERAESGVYRAKPARVFRFDEIQEAHRLMETDRANGKLVVRLAS, encoded by the coding sequence ATGCGTGCAATTGTAATTCAACAATACGGTGGGCCGGAGCAATTGATGATCCAAGAACTGCCGATACCAGAACCAAAAGCGGGCGAGGTCGTTATTCGGGTACACGCGTTCGGGTTGAATCGCGCCGAGACCTACATGCGTAAAGGTGCATGGGGCGACGTGGCGCAAGTGAGCGGTATCGAGTGTGTCGGCACAGTTGTGTCCGATTCTAGCGGCCACCTGCCGACAGGACAAAAAGTGGCGGCGCTGATGGGCGGCATGGGTCGCCGCTTCAACGGCAGCTACGCCGAGTTCACGCGCGTGCCGGCAGCGAATGTGGCACCGTTGACATCGACATTGGCATGGGAAGAATTAGCGGCGCTCCCAGAATCATACGCGACCGCTTGGAGTTGTCTGCATCAAAATTTGGCGATCGAGCCCAATCAGACACTGATGATCCGGGGCGCTACATCGGCGCTCGGGCAGGCGGCGCTGAACATCGCGAGACACCACGGTGTACGCGTTATCGCCGGTACTCGCAGTCCCGACAAGTTGCCCACGCTGAAGGCACTGGGCGCAGAATGCGTTTTATTGGAATCTGCCGATCTGGCGCGCGACGTTCGGCAACATTATTCGCAAGGCGTCGACGCCGTTCTCGATATCATCGGCAACAGCACTGTTCTCAATTCGCTCGCGGCGGTGCGCCGACACGGTCGTGTATGTCTTGCCGGATTCCTCGGCGGCGGTACGCCGATTAGTTCATTCGATCCGTTGTCGCAGATGCCGAGCGGAGTACACTTGAGTTTCTTTGCTAGCTTCATGTTCGGCACGCCTGAGTTCCCATTGTCGCAAGTGCCGCTGCAATCTATTGTGGAGCGTGCCGAGAGCGGCGTGTATCGAGCGAAGCCGGCTCGCGTTTTTCGTTTCGACGAGATTCAAGAAGCGCATCGATTAATGGAGACCGATCGAGCGAATGGTAAGTTGGTCGTAAGACTGGCCAGCTAA
- a CDS encoding LysR family transcriptional regulator, producing MNDVTIHELACFVAVATEGSFQAAADKLHRTHPTVHAAVKSLEQRLNLQLLDRSGYRVTLTEEGTAFHPRARLLLQHFDNLRTYAGQLAKGEESELRVVIGDLCPLPQTLGLLKRFFSDCSNTRLHLHFEALAGPAERLLDGDADLILHQIDKSDQRLESIDFTRVRLVPVVAPGFLPFPISRSMSPEQMQNRVQCVIRDSARHSITHDYFLIEGAHRWTVSDQFMKKEIILQGMGWGHMPLFLIEQELRDGRLLSIAGQHFAESELQLVAARRHGVSHGPIANRLWQYLREQTANL from the coding sequence ATGAACGATGTGACGATCCATGAATTGGCCTGCTTTGTTGCAGTCGCGACTGAAGGCAGTTTCCAGGCGGCGGCCGATAAACTGCATCGTACGCATCCGACCGTGCATGCCGCGGTAAAAAGTTTGGAGCAGCGGCTCAATCTGCAACTGTTGGATCGCAGCGGCTATCGCGTGACGTTAACGGAGGAAGGAACAGCGTTTCATCCGCGGGCACGATTGTTGTTGCAGCATTTCGACAACCTGCGTACCTATGCCGGACAGTTAGCCAAGGGCGAAGAGAGCGAGTTACGCGTTGTCATCGGCGATTTGTGCCCGCTGCCGCAGACGTTGGGGCTGCTGAAACGGTTTTTCAGCGACTGTTCCAATACCCGCTTGCATTTGCACTTCGAAGCGCTCGCCGGCCCGGCGGAACGTTTGCTCGACGGCGACGCCGACCTCATTTTGCATCAGATCGATAAAAGCGACCAACGCCTCGAGTCCATAGATTTCACGCGTGTCCGACTCGTGCCCGTCGTCGCGCCGGGGTTTCTGCCTTTTCCGATATCGAGATCAATGAGTCCGGAACAGATGCAAAACCGCGTACAGTGTGTCATCCGCGATAGCGCACGTCATTCGATAACGCACGATTATTTCCTAATCGAAGGCGCGCATCGTTGGACGGTCAGCGATCAGTTCATGAAGAAAGAAATTATTCTTCAAGGCATGGGCTGGGGACACATGCCGCTGTTCTTGATCGAGCAGGAGCTTCGCGACGGCCGTTTGTTGTCGATCGCCGGTCAGCACTTTGCCGAAAGCGAGCTGCAACTGGTCGCCGCTCGCCGCCACGGTGTATCGCATGGTCCGATCGCCAATAGGTTATGGCAGTATCTGCGCGAACAAACGGCCAACCTTTAA
- a CDS encoding peroxiredoxin gives MAIQIGDIAPDFEAETTEGHIRFHDWIGNGWVVLFSHPKDFTPVCTTELGAVAKLKPEFDKRNTKVIGLSIDSVDDHKRWSKDIGDATGTAPNYPLIGDSDLTVAKLYGMIHPNASGNAAGRTAVDNATVRSVFVVGPDKKVKLVLTYPMAVGRNFSEVLRAIDALQLNAKHNVATPADWKPGQDVIIPTSVSDEQAKEKFPGGWKAVKPYLRVTPPPA, from the coding sequence ATGGCAATACAAATCGGTGACATCGCGCCCGACTTCGAGGCGGAAACCACGGAAGGGCACATCCGTTTTCACGACTGGATCGGCAATGGCTGGGTGGTGTTGTTCTCGCACCCCAAGGATTTCACGCCGGTGTGCACGACCGAGCTCGGCGCCGTCGCCAAGCTCAAGCCAGAGTTCGACAAGCGCAACACCAAAGTGATTGGCTTGAGCATCGACTCGGTGGACGATCATAAGCGCTGGTCCAAAGACATCGGCGACGCGACCGGTACTGCGCCGAACTATCCGCTGATCGGCGATAGCGATCTGACGGTGGCGAAGCTCTACGGCATGATCCATCCGAACGCCAGCGGCAACGCTGCCGGACGCACGGCGGTCGACAATGCCACGGTGCGCTCGGTGTTCGTCGTCGGTCCGGATAAAAAGGTGAAGCTCGTGCTCACCTATCCAATGGCGGTCGGTCGTAACTTCTCGGAAGTGCTGCGCGCGATCGACGCGTTACAGCTCAATGCCAAGCACAACGTTGCGACCCCGGCCGATTGGAAACCCGGCCAGGACGTGATCATTCCAACATCGGTGAGCGATGAGCAGGCGAAAGAAAAATTCCCCGGTGGCTGGAAGGCCGTTAAGCCCTATCTGCGGGTGACTCCGCCGCCGGCTTGA
- a CDS encoding pyridoxamine 5'-phosphate oxidase family protein: MTTMYHDRNRALQDRFDSRRLADRIEQRLVRDRITADDQAFIESLDMFFLATADASGQPSCSYKGGDPGFVRVVDEQQLAFPSYDGNGMFLSAGNVQVNPHVGLLFIDFERPKRLRVHGIASIEHDDLLRREFVEAQFIVRIRVQQVFPNCPRYIHQYQRGERSIYVPRPTCATPVPGWKRADWAADVLPDPGKDTERK; this comes from the coding sequence ATGACCACGATGTATCACGACCGTAACCGCGCGCTACAAGACCGGTTCGATTCACGCCGCCTGGCCGATCGCATCGAGCAGAGACTCGTTCGCGATCGAATTACCGCCGACGACCAGGCCTTCATCGAAAGCCTCGACATGTTCTTTTTGGCGACGGCCGACGCCTCCGGCCAGCCGAGTTGTTCTTATAAAGGTGGCGACCCGGGTTTCGTTCGGGTCGTGGACGAGCAGCAGCTGGCGTTTCCGAGCTACGACGGCAACGGCATGTTTCTCTCCGCCGGTAACGTGCAGGTTAATCCGCACGTCGGCCTGCTGTTCATCGATTTCGAACGGCCGAAGCGATTGCGCGTTCACGGCATCGCCAGTATCGAGCACGACGATTTGCTGCGGCGAGAATTCGTCGAGGCGCAATTTATCGTGCGCATTCGCGTGCAGCAGGTGTTTCCCAACTGTCCGCGCTACATCCATCAATATCAGCGCGGCGAGCGCTCGATCTATGTTCCGCGGCCGACCTGCGCAACGCCGGTCCCTGGCTGGAAACGCGCCGACTGGGCGGCCGATGTCTTGCCCGACCCCGGTAAAGATACGGAACGAAAATAG
- a CDS encoding EAL domain-containing protein, with amino-acid sequence MWDAGASKEKGASFIIDLSERTKVEERVLRESEARFRSLTELSSDWYWEQDEQFRFTFLSGAVEQKTGVAANSYIGRTLWDFPALNLTQDDWSRHRARLAKHEPFYDFEMRFPDIQDRQCWVSISGRPIFDIYGSLKGYRGIGRDITERKIANERIEYLASHDGLTGLPNRAMFSEMLNLAIHSARRYNRYFALLFIDLDRFKNINDTFGHEAGDTLLKEMGTRLEHTLRASDVVARLGGDEFVVLIQEVTDDKHVATVARKILSALIKPIVLLGQECRVTASIGVCLFPQDAQDEQTLMKKADIAMYRAKEEGKNNYKFYSEQLNVHTLERLALETSLRRAIERDEFFLHYQAKLNLKSGEITGVEALLRWQHPELGMIAPAQFIPLAEETGLIVPLGKWVLRTACAQNVEWQRQGLPPLCMAVNISPRQFADDELVSDVAGTLERTGMAPTLLELEITESMVMQNSDRALKVLSAIKQLGVRLAIDDFGTGYSSLAQIKRFPIDTLKVDRSFIREIPQDAEDKAITEAIIAMGKTLSLTVVAEGVETSEQQTFLRDHACDEMQGYYFSKPIPAELFAELVRRHASPPAK; translated from the coding sequence ATGTGGGACGCCGGTGCCTCAAAGGAGAAGGGCGCATCGTTCATCATCGATTTATCGGAACGCACCAAGGTTGAAGAGCGCGTGTTACGCGAAAGCGAAGCGCGTTTTCGCAGCCTCACCGAGCTATCGTCCGATTGGTACTGGGAACAGGACGAACAATTTCGTTTTACCTTTCTGTCCGGCGCGGTGGAACAGAAAACTGGCGTCGCCGCCAACTCCTACATCGGCCGGACGCTATGGGATTTTCCGGCGCTGAATTTGACGCAAGACGATTGGTCTCGGCATCGCGCCCGGCTCGCCAAGCACGAGCCGTTTTACGATTTCGAGATGCGCTTCCCCGACATCCAAGACCGGCAATGTTGGGTGTCGATCAGCGGCCGACCGATCTTCGACATATATGGATCGCTCAAGGGTTATCGCGGTATCGGTCGCGATATTACCGAGCGCAAAATCGCCAACGAGCGCATCGAATATCTGGCGAGTCACGACGGCCTTACCGGCTTGCCCAATCGGGCGATGTTCAGCGAAATGTTGAACCTGGCGATCCATTCCGCACGTCGCTACAACCGCTACTTCGCTTTGTTATTTATCGATCTCGATCGTTTTAAGAACATCAACGACACTTTCGGCCACGAAGCCGGCGATACGCTGCTGAAGGAAATGGGCACGCGCCTGGAACACACCTTGCGGGCGAGCGATGTCGTCGCTCGTCTGGGTGGCGACGAATTCGTGGTCTTGATTCAAGAGGTGACCGACGATAAGCATGTTGCTACGGTGGCACGCAAAATCCTGTCGGCGCTGATCAAGCCGATCGTCTTGCTGGGTCAAGAGTGCCGGGTGACGGCGAGTATTGGTGTCTGTTTGTTTCCGCAAGACGCGCAAGACGAACAGACGCTGATGAAGAAAGCCGATATCGCCATGTATCGGGCCAAGGAAGAAGGCAAGAATAACTACAAGTTTTATTCTGAGCAGCTCAATGTGCACACGCTCGAGCGTCTGGCGCTTGAGACCAGTTTGCGGCGCGCAATCGAACGCGACGAATTTTTTCTGCACTACCAGGCGAAGCTCAATCTCAAGAGCGGTGAAATCACCGGCGTCGAGGCGTTGTTGCGCTGGCAACATCCCGAGCTTGGCATGATTGCGCCGGCGCAGTTCATCCCGCTGGCGGAAGAAACCGGGCTCATCGTGCCGTTGGGCAAATGGGTGCTGCGCACGGCCTGTGCGCAGAATGTCGAATGGCAACGCCAAGGTTTGCCGCCGCTGTGCATGGCGGTCAACATATCGCCGCGGCAATTCGCCGACGACGAGCTGGTAAGCGACGTCGCCGGCACGCTCGAGCGGACCGGCATGGCGCCGACGCTGTTAGAGCTCGAAATCACCGAGAGCATGGTCATGCAGAATTCCGATCGCGCGCTCAAAGTACTGAGCGCGATCAAACAGCTGGGCGTTCGCCTGGCGATCGATGACTTCGGCACCGGCTATTCGTCGTTAGCACAGATCAAGCGTTTCCCGATCGACACGTTGAAAGTCGATCGCTCGTTCATCCGCGAAATTCCGCAAGACGCGGAAGATAAGGCGATCACCGAAGCGATCATCGCTATGGGCAAGACCTTGAGCCTAACCGTGGTCGCCGAAGGCGTGGAGACGTCGGAGCAGCAGACATTCCTGCGCGATCATGCCTGTGACGAGATGCAGGGGTATTACTTCAGCAAGCCGATTCCGGCCGAGCTGTTCGCCGAGCTGGTGCGTCGGCACGCGAGCCCGCCGGCGAAGTAA
- a CDS encoding SlyX family protein: protein MTEQPDLQTRFVELETRVAFQEHALQELNDALVRQQTEIDRLTRALKDAQERLRGISAPIADRSEETPPPHY, encoded by the coding sequence ATGACTGAACAACCCGATTTGCAAACACGATTCGTCGAGCTGGAAACGCGTGTTGCCTTCCAGGAGCACGCCCTCCAAGAGCTGAACGATGCCTTGGTGCGCCAACAAACCGAGATCGATCGGTTGACGCGTGCGCTCAAAGACGCGCAAGAACGCCTACGTGGAATTTCAGCGCCGATCGCTGACCGCTCGGAAGAAACACCGCCGCCGCACTACTAA
- a CDS encoding diguanylate cyclase: MEEDDKKTVITNMKGHLPEADVPAKQQVCVVVIAGATAGMMYKLPELGELYIGRAADAGICIDEEGVSRKHARLSIASHRVILADLGSTNGTFVNGTKITERALQDGDKIQIGPQTVLKFQYQDALEEHFQRKLFDNAVKDGLTGVYNKKYFLDRIETDVAYAKRHQTPLTLLILDIDHFKKVNDNYGHLAGDYVLKELAVLVKRTIRSEDVLARFGGEEFVVLMRDADDEKALMLAERLRRIVEQTVVTYEDKRIPMTISIGIGTMSASPQNPPIQNATDLVNCADRYLYQAKRGGRNRVIGRTNDQ, from the coding sequence ATGGAAGAAGACGACAAAAAAACCGTTATCACGAACATGAAAGGCCATTTGCCAGAGGCGGACGTGCCTGCCAAGCAGCAGGTATGCGTCGTCGTCATTGCCGGTGCTACCGCCGGAATGATGTATAAGCTTCCGGAATTAGGCGAACTCTACATCGGCCGTGCCGCCGACGCCGGCATCTGCATCGACGAAGAAGGCGTCTCGCGCAAGCATGCGCGCTTGTCGATCGCGTCGCACCGAGTCATTCTGGCTGACCTGGGCTCGACCAACGGTACTTTCGTCAACGGTACGAAAATTACCGAACGAGCCCTGCAAGACGGCGACAAAATTCAGATCGGTCCACAAACCGTCCTCAAATTTCAGTATCAGGATGCGCTCGAAGAACATTTCCAACGCAAGCTGTTCGACAACGCGGTTAAGGACGGTCTCACCGGCGTCTATAACAAAAAATATTTTCTCGATCGTATCGAGACCGACGTTGCCTACGCCAAACGCCATCAAACGCCGCTCACGCTACTCATTCTCGATATCGACCATTTCAAGAAGGTCAACGACAACTACGGACATCTGGCCGGTGACTACGTACTGAAGGAACTTGCGGTGTTGGTGAAGCGGACTATTCGCAGCGAAGACGTCCTGGCGCGCTTCGGCGGCGAAGAGTTCGTGGTGCTCATGCGCGACGCCGACGACGAGAAGGCGCTGATGCTGGCCGAACGCTTGCGTCGCATCGTTGAGCAAACCGTCGTTACGTATGAAGATAAACGTATCCCTATGACGATCAGCATCGGCATCGGCACGATGAGCGCGTCACCGCAGAACCCGCCGATTCAGAATGCCACTGACCTCGTGAACTGCGCCGACCGCTACCTCTATCAGGCCAAACGCGGCGGACGAAATCGCGTCATCGGCCGAACCAACGATCAATAA
- a CDS encoding phytanoyl-CoA dioxygenase family protein, with amino-acid sequence MSYDDVLTLPSTHSATEHGVFVAPLIDSAALINFFDEQGYAVIRNVVSKEVCRHAIEAFNRDVKPDKRFFKRHESGTFERHVFTEAGFMKYPIMNIQDLSGRRLEAFRRAGLDVLTYRRLQDVLAALFGESGKIIHTMYFDGNQQTWPHRGSHYIDSEQIGRMAGVWVAAEDIHVGAGRFFVHARSHRADIPTDGQDPNGHDYKQKLAEFIDKHAAEFPRVAPTLQQGDVILWSSLTIHGSLATTTPEYSRRSFTAHYIPASHRYRWMQRFPGSDHNIVVNGVEITQHLDQMRWPLQLEHRLRADSPPLYKIYYLAKQTRRKLLQTISR; translated from the coding sequence ATGTCATACGACGACGTGCTCACCCTCCCTTCGACTCATTCCGCGACTGAACACGGCGTCTTTGTAGCGCCGCTGATCGACTCGGCGGCGCTGATCAACTTTTTCGACGAGCAGGGCTACGCCGTTATTCGCAATGTCGTTTCGAAAGAAGTTTGTCGACACGCCATCGAGGCATTCAACCGCGACGTTAAACCCGATAAGCGTTTCTTCAAGCGCCACGAGTCGGGCACTTTCGAGCGACATGTGTTCACCGAAGCCGGATTCATGAAGTACCCGATCATGAATATTCAAGATCTTTCGGGACGGAGACTGGAAGCGTTTCGCCGCGCCGGGCTCGACGTCTTGACCTATCGCCGCCTGCAAGACGTGCTCGCGGCACTGTTCGGCGAGAGCGGCAAAATCATTCATACGATGTACTTCGACGGCAACCAACAAACGTGGCCGCATCGCGGCAGTCATTACATCGACTCCGAGCAAATCGGCCGCATGGCCGGTGTATGGGTGGCGGCCGAGGACATCCATGTCGGCGCCGGCCGCTTTTTTGTGCACGCACGCAGCCATCGCGCTGACATACCGACCGACGGCCAGGATCCCAATGGCCACGACTACAAGCAGAAGCTGGCGGAGTTTATCGACAAACACGCCGCCGAATTTCCGCGCGTTGCGCCGACGCTGCAACAGGGCGACGTTATCTTATGGTCGAGCCTGACGATTCACGGCAGCCTTGCCACCACGACGCCTGAATATTCGCGCCGCTCGTTTACTGCCCATTACATTCCGGCCAGCCACCGCTATCGCTGGATGCAGCGTTTTCCAGGCTCGGATCACAACATCGTCGTCAACGGCGTCGAGATCACGCAGCACTTGGATCAAATGCGCTGGCCACTGCAGCTCGAGCACCGACTCCGCGCCGACTCGCCGCCACTCTATAAGATCTACTATTTGGCCAAGCAGACTCGACGGAAACTGTTACAGACGATAAGCCGGTAA
- a CDS encoding DUF2231 domain-containing protein, with the protein MRARIAGHPLHPALVHFPMALWLTAIVWDVVGTYRPEALWWQMGFWSLTLGVVSALPALVSGFIEYLALDPDEPAMNTATLHMLLMFGATVAFGASVLLRVQVGTSVAPSVWAWAITLSGAALLAGGGWLGGKLVYHHGIGRRRDADDLS; encoded by the coding sequence ATGCGCGCACGTATCGCCGGCCACCCGCTGCATCCGGCGTTGGTGCACTTTCCGATGGCGCTCTGGCTGACAGCGATCGTCTGGGACGTCGTCGGGACCTATCGGCCGGAGGCGTTGTGGTGGCAGATGGGTTTCTGGTCGCTGACGCTCGGCGTCGTCAGTGCGTTGCCGGCGCTGGTCAGTGGATTCATCGAATATCTTGCGCTCGACCCGGACGAGCCGGCGATGAATACGGCAACGTTGCATATGCTATTGATGTTCGGCGCCACCGTCGCTTTCGGCGCGAGCGTGTTGCTGCGGGTGCAAGTGGGTACGAGCGTCGCGCCGTCCGTTTGGGCGTGGGCGATAACGCTCAGCGGCGCGGCGTTACTCGCCGGCGGCGGTTGGCTCGGTGGTAAACTGGTTTACCACCACGGCATCGGCCGGCGGCGCGACGCTGATGACTTGTCTTGA
- a CDS encoding DUF445 family protein: MAPELIASRLQTLRLGERAARWPTVPANAERVSRTVAQGLAGAVRLLRDEDVQSLIDQALITRLRNTKVAPLLGGVLALLTANGRHQELLDYTVSRWMS, translated from the coding sequence ATGGCACCCGAATTAATCGCCAGCCGCTTGCAGACGCTGCGCTTGGGCGAGCGCGCCGCCCGTTGGCCCACAGTGCCGGCGAATGCCGAACGGGTGTCGCGAACCGTCGCCCAAGGTCTGGCCGGCGCCGTGCGTTTGCTGCGCGACGAGGACGTGCAATCGTTGATCGACCAGGCGCTGATTACGCGCCTACGCAACACCAAAGTCGCGCCGCTGCTCGGCGGCGTTCTCGCCCTGCTCACAGCCAACGGCCGCCATCAAGAGTTGCTCGACTATACCGTTAGCCGATGGATGAGCTGA